One part of the Rutidosis leptorrhynchoides isolate AG116_Rl617_1_P2 chromosome 1, CSIRO_AGI_Rlap_v1, whole genome shotgun sequence genome encodes these proteins:
- the LOC139894158 gene encoding uncharacterized protein, which produces MGAIGIFQLDQLRVAGPLTGMADQTRNNNAPVTPGPEIFRAPSVEHSPESDPDEYVHQLESQLQETREKQVVKEKKKCTFKHFMDCKPSKYSGHRDPIVTMNWLREVERALKACQCEPELRVTYASRLLKNRAMVWWDTITAPLSEEQLNQVTWEQFSTKVQEQYCTAFNINRLKQEFMQMTMTEEMTVDEAFEQFMEKLRFVHQWIPDEQSRVQWFLEILRPEYRIIARLTTTLSQVFMLAKITESDIKAARSWDMSLKIVHLRIMCVEIVKKRVIDLQSVQLQERVIPGWGLGQGYVLCQLGDHLLPLWGQKRKNPPQPDASAFQMSVDAATAADDAITGMFLVNSVPARVLFDCGANCSFVSTTFCAKLNVPVIVINEPLSVEVGDGRTVPVTKFLSGFTIDIEGSLFPVTCLVMPIPSFDVVLSMNWLSYHKASIKCDRKVISFPVDGGKRVVARGDSGGFRCPLLSMMKA; this is translated from the exons ATGGGAGCTATCGGTATATTCCAGCTTGATCAGCTAcgggttgccggtcctctt ACAGGTATGGCTGACCAGACCAGAAATAACAATGCCCCTGTGACTCCCGGACCCGAAATATTTAGAGCGCCATCAGTGGAACATAGTCCCGAAAGTGATCCAGATGAATATGTTCATCAGCTAGAAAGTCAATTACAGGAAACTCGAGAAAAG CAAGTGGTGAAGGAGAAGAAAAAGTGTACTTTCAAGCATTTTATGGACTGCAAGCCCTCTAAGTATTCGGGTCATCGCGATCCGATTGTGACAATGAATTGGCTAAGGGAAGTTGAACGGGCACTGAAAGCCTGTCAATGTGAACCAGAATTGCGGGTAACTTATGCCAGCCGACTGTTAAAGAATCGagctatggtttggtgggatacaattACTGCTCCGTTGTCTGAAGAGCAACTCAATCAGGTCACGTGGGAACAATTTTCTACAAAGGTCCAGGAGCAGTACTGCACCGCATTTAATATCAATCGATTGAAGCAAGAGTTCATGCAAATGACGATGACTGAAGAAATGACAGTCGATGAAGCGTTTGAGCAGTTTATGGAAAAGTTAAGGTTCGTGCATCAGTGGATACCTGACGAACAGTCCAGAGTGCAATGGTTTCTAGAAATTTTGCGACCTGAGTATCGCATCATTGCAAGACTTACTACGACTTTGTCACAAGTGTTTATGTTGGCAAAGATAACTGAAAGTGATATTAAGGCAGCCAGAAGT TGGGACATGAGCCTCAAGATTGTTCATTTAAGAATAATGTGTGTTGAAATTGTCAAAAAGAGGGTCATAGATCTGCAGAGTGTCCAGCTGCAAGAAAGAGTTATTCCGGGGTGGGGTCTGGGTCAGGGGTATGTGCTGTGTCAGCTGGGGGATCATTTGCTTCCTTTGTGGGGGCAGAAGCGCAAGAATCCTCCACAACCTGATGCTAGTGCCTTTCAGATGTCAGTAGACGCTGCCACTGCTGCTGACGATGCAATCACCGGTATGTTCTTAGTAAATTCTGTGCCGGCTCGTGTACTATTTGACTGTGGAGCAAATTGCTCGTTTGTGTCAACtacattttgtgctaagttaaatgtGCCTGTTATTGTAATAAATGAACCCTTAAGCGTCGAAGTGGGTGATGGTAGGACAGTTCCAGTTACAAAGTTTTTGTCTGGATTTACTATTGACATAGAGGGTAGTCTTTTCCCTGTGACTTGTTTAGTGATGCCTATACCAAGCTTTGATGTAGTTTTAAGCATGAATTGGCTTAGTTACCATAAGGCcagtattaagtgcgataggaaagtTATTTCTTTTCCGGTGGATGGTGGAAAACGGGTAGTAGCTCGTGGTGATAGCGGTGGGTTTCGTTGTCCATTATTGTCGATGATGAAAGCTTAG